From the Roseibium salinum genome, one window contains:
- a CDS encoding enoyl-CoA hydratase — MGYENIRVEKRGRVGLITLDRPKALNALNSALIRELGTALDTLDADEKIGCVVITGSEKAFAAGADIKEMQPHDFSSAYQTDLITPFDRVSRNRKPIIAAVAGYALGGGCELAMLCDFIIAADTAKFGQPEITLGVIPGAGGTQRLTRFVGKSKAMDMVLTGRMMDAEEAERSGLVSRVVPADELLEEALKAAEKIADFSLPVVMMAKESVDRSYETTLSEGIRFERRVFQAMFALDDQKEGMSAFTEKRAPQFRNK, encoded by the coding sequence ATGGGATACGAAAACATCCGCGTCGAGAAGCGCGGCAGGGTCGGCCTGATCACCCTTGACCGGCCGAAAGCCCTGAACGCGCTGAATTCTGCTCTGATCCGCGAGCTCGGCACTGCCCTCGACACGCTCGACGCCGACGAGAAAATCGGCTGCGTCGTCATCACCGGGTCGGAAAAGGCCTTTGCCGCCGGCGCCGATATCAAGGAGATGCAGCCGCACGATTTTTCCTCCGCCTACCAGACGGACCTGATCACCCCGTTCGACCGGGTCTCGCGCAACCGCAAGCCGATCATCGCCGCGGTAGCCGGTTATGCCCTGGGCGGCGGCTGCGAACTGGCGATGCTGTGCGATTTCATCATCGCGGCCGATACGGCCAAGTTCGGCCAGCCGGAAATCACCCTCGGCGTGATACCCGGCGCGGGCGGCACGCAGCGGCTGACGCGCTTCGTCGGCAAGTCGAAGGCCATGGACATGGTGTTGACGGGCCGCATGATGGATGCGGAGGAAGCCGAGCGCAGCGGCCTGGTCAGCCGGGTCGTTCCGGCGGATGAACTCTTGGAAGAAGCGCTGAAGGCGGCCGAAAAGATCGCTGATTTCTCGCTGCCCGTCGTCATGATGGCGAAGGAGAGCGTGGACCGTTCCTATGAGACCACGCTTTCGGAAGGCATCCGGTTCGAAAGGCGGGTGTTCCAGGCGATGTTCGCACTCGACGACCAGAAGGAAGGCATGAGCGCCTTCACCGAGAAACGCGCACCGCAATTCAGGAACAAATAA
- the mutM gene encoding bifunctional DNA-formamidopyrimidine glycosylase/DNA-(apurinic or apyrimidinic site) lyase — MPELPEVETVKRGLAPTFENARIARVEQNRPDLRFPFPAGFADRLAGRRVSALSRRSKYLLADIEGGDVLVMHLGMSGSFRIENDSRQTMPGGFAHERSKDPKHDHVVFHLETAPGSTARIVYNDPRRFGFMDLIARPSLADHPYFRELGLEPLGNDLSGETLARLFAGRKMPLKAALLNQKFIAGLGNIYVCEALWRTGLSPERAAGTLATGTGRPTKKAGELAVNIRATLEEAIRAGGSSLRDHTRTDGTLGYFQHSFAVYDREGEACRTTGCGGTIARLVQSSRSTFYCPSCQT; from the coding sequence ATGCCAGAATTACCGGAAGTCGAAACCGTCAAGCGCGGTCTCGCACCGACATTTGAAAACGCGCGCATCGCCCGGGTCGAACAGAACCGGCCCGACCTGCGCTTTCCGTTTCCCGCGGGGTTTGCCGACAGGCTGGCCGGGCGCCGGGTGAGCGCTCTCTCGCGCCGGTCAAAATACCTGCTCGCCGATATCGAGGGCGGCGACGTGCTTGTGATGCACCTTGGAATGTCTGGATCGTTCCGCATCGAAAACGATTCCCGGCAAACAATGCCTGGCGGCTTTGCCCACGAACGCAGCAAGGACCCGAAGCACGATCACGTGGTGTTCCATCTGGAAACAGCGCCGGGGTCTACGGCGCGCATCGTCTATAACGACCCGCGCCGGTTCGGCTTCATGGATCTCATTGCCCGGCCGTCCCTTGCCGACCATCCCTATTTCCGGGAACTCGGCCTGGAGCCGCTCGGCAACGACCTGAGCGGCGAGACCCTGGCGCGGCTGTTCGCGGGACGCAAGATGCCGCTCAAGGCGGCCCTGCTGAACCAGAAGTTCATCGCCGGCCTCGGCAACATATATGTGTGCGAGGCCCTGTGGCGGACCGGCCTCAGCCCGGAAAGGGCGGCCGGTACGCTTGCCACCGGCACCGGACGGCCGACGAAAAAGGCCGGGGAGCTGGCGGTCAACATCCGGGCGACGCTGGAAGAGGCCATCCGGGCAGGCGGATCCTCCTTGCGGGACCACACGCGGACGGACGGCACGCTCGGTTATTTCCAGCACTCCTTCGCCGTCTACGACCGGGAGGGCGAGGCCTGCCGCACGACAGGGTGCGGGGGAACCATCGCCCGACTGGTACAATCCAGCCGCTCGACCTTCTACTGCCCGTCCTGCCAGACCTGA
- the dnaN gene encoding DNA polymerase III subunit beta, protein MKATLERTDLLKSLTHVHRVVERRNTIPILSNVLLRADGGTINLKATDLDLEIVEAVPAMVELPGATTVPAHMFYDIVRKLPEGSQVVLETTSDNATLEIRAGRSRFTVQMLPETDFPDLTAGEFSHSFSLSAADFRKLIDTTQFAISTEETRYYLNGIYLHTVDAPQGQQFRAVATDGHRLAQAEVPAPSGSAGMPGIIVPRKTVGEIQKLLEDPEASVQVELSDTKIRLTTGSVILTSKLIDGTFPDYGRVIPQGNDKELRVDRDEFKEAVDRVSTISSERGRAVKLSISEGRMILTVNNPDSGSATEELAAEYEAEPLEIGFNSRYLLDIANQLCSDTALFRLADSGSPTLIQDNTVDDCLFVLMPMRV, encoded by the coding sequence ATGAAAGCGACCCTCGAGCGGACCGACCTCCTCAAGTCCTTGACCCATGTTCACCGGGTGGTCGAACGCCGGAACACGATTCCCATCCTGTCCAACGTTCTGCTGCGCGCAGATGGCGGCACGATCAATCTCAAGGCCACGGACCTCGACCTGGAAATCGTCGAGGCCGTTCCTGCCATGGTCGAGCTGCCGGGCGCGACCACCGTGCCGGCGCATATGTTCTACGACATCGTGCGCAAGCTGCCGGAAGGCTCGCAGGTGGTGCTGGAGACCACGAGCGACAACGCGACGCTGGAAATCCGGGCCGGCCGTTCGAGGTTCACTGTGCAGATGCTGCCGGAGACCGACTTCCCGGATCTGACCGCCGGTGAGTTCAGCCACTCCTTCAGCCTGAGCGCGGCCGATTTCCGCAAGCTGATCGACACCACGCAATTCGCCATCTCCACGGAAGAAACCCGCTATTACCTGAACGGCATCTACCTGCATACGGTGGACGCGCCCCAGGGCCAACAGTTCCGCGCCGTTGCAACCGACGGTCATCGCCTTGCCCAGGCCGAGGTGCCGGCACCGTCCGGTTCCGCCGGAATGCCGGGCATCATCGTGCCGCGCAAGACGGTCGGCGAAATCCAGAAGCTGCTGGAAGACCCGGAAGCCAGTGTCCAGGTCGAACTCTCCGACACCAAGATCCGCCTGACGACCGGCTCCGTCATCCTGACCTCCAAGCTGATCGACGGCACCTTCCCGGATTACGGCCGCGTCATTCCGCAAGGAAACGACAAGGAACTGCGCGTCGACCGGGACGAGTTCAAGGAAGCGGTCGACCGTGTCTCGACGATCTCTTCCGAACGCGGACGGGCGGTGAAGCTCTCCATCAGCGAAGGGCGGATGATCCTGACGGTCAACAATCCGGATTCAGGCAGCGCGACGGAAGAACTGGCCGCCGAATACGAGGCCGAGCCGCTCGAGATCGGCTTCAACTCCCGCTACCTGCTCGACATCGCCAACCAGCTGTGCAGCGACACGGCTCTGTTCAGGCTGGCCGATTCCGGGTCTCCGACGCTGATCCAGGACAACACGGTCGATGACTGCCTGTTTGTTCTGATGCCGATGCGGGTCTGA
- the ubiE gene encoding bifunctional demethylmenaquinone methyltransferase/2-methoxy-6-polyprenyl-1,4-benzoquinol methylase UbiE, with product MTQQARTGTSGRAPEDMPTSFGYARVDEGRKQALVDEVFHKVAERYDLMNDLMSGGLHRVWKDAMVSYLAPPRAMGSGWRLLDVAGGTGDIATRVVRRSNEMARAVVCDINESMLNVGRDRAEKAGLGDVITFTQGNAEDLPFPDRSFDAYTIAFGIRNVPDIPKALREARRVLKRGGRFLCLEFSEVDVPVLDKLYDTFSFQAIPVVGKWVTGDGDPYQYLVESIRRFPNQERFADMIREAGFERVTYRNYSGGIAALHSGWKL from the coding sequence ATGACGCAGCAGGCACGCACCGGCACATCCGGCCGCGCTCCGGAAGACATGCCGACCAGCTTCGGGTATGCCCGGGTCGACGAAGGCCGGAAACAGGCCCTGGTGGACGAGGTCTTCCACAAGGTGGCCGAGCGCTACGACCTGATGAACGACCTGATGTCCGGCGGGCTTCACCGGGTGTGGAAGGATGCCATGGTGTCTTACCTGGCACCGCCCAGGGCCATGGGCTCCGGCTGGCGGCTTCTGGATGTCGCCGGCGGCACCGGCGATATCGCCACGCGGGTGGTGCGCCGCTCGAACGAGATGGCCCGGGCGGTCGTCTGCGACATCAATGAATCCATGCTCAATGTCGGCCGCGACCGGGCCGAAAAGGCCGGTCTTGGCGACGTCATCACCTTCACCCAGGGCAACGCCGAGGACCTGCCGTTTCCGGACAGGAGCTTCGACGCCTATACGATTGCCTTCGGCATCCGCAACGTTCCGGACATCCCCAAGGCGCTTCGCGAGGCCCGCCGCGTCCTGAAGCGGGGCGGCCGGTTCCTGTGCCTTGAGTTTTCCGAAGTCGACGTGCCGGTGCTGGACAAGCTCTACGACACCTTTTCCTTCCAGGCGATTCCGGTCGTCGGAAAATGGGTGACCGGCGACGGCGATCCCTACCAGTATCTGGTGGAATCGATCCGCAGGTTCCCCAACCAGGAGCGGTTCGCGGACATGATCCGCGAGGCCGGCTTTGAGCGGGTGACCTACCGCAATTACTCCGGCGGGATCGCGGCCCTGCATTCTGGCTGGAAGCTCTGA
- a CDS encoding rhodanese-like domain-containing protein: MAFELLKGAVVQFEGGYAGDVTAQEAFGELSNREDAVLVDVRTQAEWAFVGLPDLRPIGKEAVLTEWQGFPSSGPNPDFTVTVSDLLVKKGLDQDAPIYFLCRSGARSRAAAIAMTQAGYSRCFNISDGFEGPLDAEAHRGTQSGWKAAGLPWIQN; encoded by the coding sequence ATGGCTTTCGAGCTATTGAAGGGGGCAGTTGTGCAATTTGAGGGTGGCTACGCTGGGGATGTAACCGCGCAGGAGGCTTTTGGGGAGCTTTCCAATCGAGAGGACGCAGTCCTTGTCGATGTGCGCACGCAGGCCGAATGGGCCTTTGTCGGCCTGCCGGATCTCCGGCCGATCGGAAAGGAAGCCGTTCTGACAGAATGGCAGGGCTTTCCGTCTTCAGGTCCCAATCCGGACTTCACGGTGACGGTTTCAGACCTTCTGGTCAAAAAAGGACTTGACCAGGATGCGCCGATCTATTTTCTGTGCCGCTCCGGCGCCCGGAGCCGGGCCGCGGCAATTGCCATGACACAGGCAGGATATTCCCGGTGCTTCAACATATCTGATGGTTTCGAGGGCCCGCTCGACGCGGAGGCCCATCGCGGAACCCAGTCCGGATGGAAGGCAGCCGGCCTGCCTTGGATTCAAAACTAG
- the dnaA gene encoding chromosomal replication initiator protein DnaA, translating into MQVQEAGGSEQWKRVKKQLRAELGDDVFTSWFARVDLEEHQDGTVRLSVPTRFLKQWIQNNYNDQLMGLWQRECDNVHRIELTVRGAIRPRQTVAKPSLVAPSGTKPAQGESHADRLGDASQVTRAQAATAALGRGEHSAAAADTPRDVLHGAALDPKYTFETFVEGDSNNLAVAAARQVAGGTTVTFNPLYLHASVGLGKTHLMQAVAAKARENGRKVLYLTAEHFMYKFVAALKSQSALAFKENLRTIDLLLIDDMQFLHGKQVQQEFCHTLNALIDGARQVIVAADRAPSELDTLDDRVRSRLSGGLVVGIQEPDFALRRNILSSRVQAAKRAYPQFEVPEGVLDYVARHVASSGRDLEGALNRLIAHNQLTNQPITQEMAELTLRDLVRSSEPRRVKIEDIQRVVSKHYNVTKADLLSARRTRTIVRPRQIAMYLAKVMTPRSLPEIGRRFGNRDHTTVLHAVRKIEELARADYSLAQELELLKRMLDA; encoded by the coding sequence ATGCAGGTTCAGGAGGCAGGCGGCTCTGAACAATGGAAGCGCGTCAAGAAACAGCTTCGCGCGGAACTGGGTGATGACGTATTCACCAGCTGGTTCGCACGCGTGGATCTGGAGGAACACCAGGACGGCACCGTGCGCCTGTCTGTTCCCACTCGCTTTCTCAAGCAATGGATCCAGAACAACTACAACGACCAGCTCATGGGGCTCTGGCAGCGCGAGTGCGACAACGTGCACCGCATCGAGCTGACGGTCCGCGGCGCTATCCGGCCGCGCCAGACCGTGGCCAAGCCCAGCCTTGTCGCTCCTTCGGGTACAAAGCCGGCTCAGGGCGAGAGCCATGCGGACAGGCTCGGCGATGCGTCCCAGGTGACCCGTGCGCAGGCGGCGACCGCCGCTCTCGGCCGCGGCGAACATTCGGCTGCCGCGGCGGACACGCCGCGCGACGTGCTGCACGGGGCTGCGCTGGATCCCAAATACACGTTCGAGACATTTGTCGAAGGCGATTCCAACAACCTGGCCGTGGCGGCGGCCCGGCAGGTCGCCGGCGGCACCACGGTCACGTTCAATCCGCTTTACCTGCATGCCTCGGTCGGTCTCGGCAAGACCCACCTGATGCAGGCCGTGGCCGCGAAGGCACGCGAAAACGGGCGCAAGGTGCTCTACCTGACCGCAGAGCATTTCATGTACAAGTTCGTTGCCGCGCTGAAATCGCAGTCGGCCCTGGCCTTCAAGGAGAACCTGAGGACCATCGACCTGCTGCTGATCGACGACATGCAGTTTCTGCACGGCAAGCAGGTTCAGCAGGAATTCTGTCACACCCTGAACGCCCTGATCGACGGGGCCCGCCAGGTGATCGTGGCGGCGGACCGCGCGCCGTCCGAGCTGGATACGCTCGACGACCGTGTGCGCTCGCGTCTGTCCGGCGGTCTCGTCGTCGGCATTCAGGAGCCGGACTTCGCCCTGCGCCGGAACATTCTTTCGTCCCGTGTCCAGGCGGCCAAAAGGGCCTACCCGCAGTTCGAGGTTCCCGAAGGCGTCCTGGATTACGTCGCCCGTCACGTGGCCTCCTCCGGCCGCGACCTGGAAGGTGCCCTGAACCGGCTGATTGCCCACAACCAGCTGACCAATCAGCCGATCACGCAGGAAATGGCAGAGTTGACCCTGCGTGATCTGGTTCGCTCCAGCGAGCCGCGCCGGGTCAAGATCGAGGACATCCAGCGGGTGGTCTCCAAGCACTATAACGTGACCAAGGCGGACCTCCTGTCGGCCCGCCGGACCCGGACCATCGTGCGCCCGCGCCAGATCGCCATGTATCTGGCCAAGGTGATGACGCCGCGTTCGCTGCCGGAAATCGGCCGCCGCTTCGGCAACCGGGACCACACGACCGTGTTGCACGCCGTGCGCAAGATCGAAGAGCTGGCCCGCGCCGACTATTCCCTCGCCCAGGAGCTCGAGCTGCTCAAACGCATGCTCGACGCTTAG
- the recF gene encoding DNA replication/repair protein RecF (All proteins in this family for which functions are known are DNA-binding proteins that assist the filamentation of RecA onto DNA for the initiation of recombination or recombinational repair.), translating into MTEFRTAQLTRLSLTGFRNYAALTLTLSANMVALVGPNGAGKTNILEAISFLTAGRGLRRAALADAARKDGDGSWSVAATVLLDGMETRIGTGITAGAGGRKVRVDGVEVRGSENLLDYMRILWLVPAMDGLFTGPGSDRRRFLDRLTLAIDPSHGRRVGDFENALRQRNRLLDQGGSDAYLNALEQQVAELGTAVSIARAETVGLLSRMIANQAAEDLPFPHAAVALEGDFEAETAGLSAADREDHYRQMLRDGRARDRAAGRTLNGPHLSDLKVLHAAKEMPAAQSSTGEQKALLIGLILAHAELTAKVSGMTPVLLLDEVAAHLDSNRRAALFVKLNSLGGQVFMTGTDEALFEALPAAAQVFEIRDNAAREIRGAQTP; encoded by the coding sequence ATGACGGAGTTCCGGACGGCGCAGCTCACCCGTCTGTCCCTGACCGGTTTCCGCAACTATGCCGCCCTGACCTTGACGCTGTCGGCCAACATGGTAGCCCTTGTCGGCCCCAACGGCGCCGGCAAGACCAATATCCTGGAAGCGATTTCCTTTCTGACCGCAGGCCGGGGCCTGCGCCGCGCGGCCCTTGCCGACGCGGCCCGCAAGGATGGCGACGGCAGCTGGAGCGTGGCCGCCACCGTTCTCCTGGACGGCATGGAGACACGGATCGGCACCGGGATCACTGCCGGCGCCGGCGGACGCAAGGTGCGTGTCGACGGCGTGGAAGTGCGCGGCTCGGAGAACCTGCTCGACTATATGCGCATCCTGTGGCTGGTCCCGGCCATGGACGGGCTATTCACCGGGCCCGGCTCCGACCGGCGCCGGTTCCTGGACCGGCTGACGCTGGCCATCGACCCGTCTCACGGCCGCCGGGTCGGCGATTTCGAAAATGCCCTGCGCCAGCGCAACCGGCTCCTTGATCAAGGCGGCTCCGATGCCTATCTGAATGCCTTGGAACAACAGGTTGCCGAACTGGGCACCGCCGTTTCCATCGCCCGGGCCGAAACCGTCGGCCTGCTGAGCCGGATGATCGCGAACCAGGCCGCCGAGGACCTGCCCTTTCCCCATGCAGCCGTTGCGCTCGAGGGCGATTTCGAAGCCGAAACGGCCGGCCTGAGTGCGGCGGACCGGGAAGACCACTACCGGCAGATGCTGCGGGACGGGCGCGCGCGCGACCGCGCCGCGGGGCGGACGCTGAACGGGCCGCATCTGAGCGATTTGAAAGTGCTGCACGCGGCCAAGGAGATGCCGGCCGCCCAGTCTTCCACCGGTGAACAGAAGGCGCTGCTGATCGGGCTTATCCTGGCGCATGCGGAACTGACGGCAAAAGTCTCCGGCATGACACCGGTTCTGCTGTTGGACGAAGTGGCGGCGCATCTGGATTCCAATCGCCGTGCCGCCCTGTTCGTGAAGCTGAATTCGCTCGGCGGACAGGTGTTCATGACCGGTACGGACGAAGCGCTTTTCGAGGCTTTGCCCGCTGCGGCGCAGGTGTTCGAGATCAGGGACAACGCGGCACGGGAAATCCGGGGTGCCCAGACCCCTTAA
- a CDS encoding GntR family transcriptional regulator has product MTADRIAAALEAEIVTGAFKPGEELKQGQIAERFSISRIPVRDALQLLAARGLIDLVPNRRARVISLSAAEIREVYDLRLLLETDCLNQSIAKMSERDIDSIEAALAHSTIDAGTQRWAQGDWEFHRSLYLPTGRPRQLAMIEGLRRTCRIHIAGYGILPSRTGEWLQDHEDLVKACRARSGAEAASILKSHIQTACRTLLAAIADKTGP; this is encoded by the coding sequence ATGACCGCCGACCGGATTGCCGCCGCGCTTGAAGCCGAAATCGTCACGGGCGCCTTCAAGCCCGGGGAAGAGCTGAAGCAGGGCCAGATTGCCGAGCGTTTCTCCATCAGCCGGATTCCCGTACGCGATGCCCTGCAACTGCTGGCGGCGCGCGGGCTGATCGACCTGGTGCCGAACCGGCGCGCCCGCGTGATCAGCCTGTCCGCGGCCGAAATCAGGGAGGTCTACGATCTGCGGCTGCTTCTGGAAACCGATTGCCTGAACCAATCGATCGCTAAGATGAGCGAACGGGATATCGACAGCATCGAGGCCGCCCTCGCCCATTCGACGATCGATGCGGGAACGCAGAGATGGGCGCAAGGCGACTGGGAATTTCACCGCAGTCTCTACCTGCCCACCGGGCGGCCCCGGCAACTGGCCATGATAGAGGGTCTGCGCCGTACCTGCCGCATCCACATCGCCGGCTATGGCATCCTGCCGTCACGCACCGGCGAATGGCTGCAGGATCACGAAGACCTGGTCAAAGCCTGCAGGGCCCGATCCGGGGCCGAGGCGGCAAGCATCCTGAAAAGCCATATCCAGACAGCCTGCAGGACGCTTCTGGCCGCCATTGCGGACAAAACCGGCCCCTGA
- the rpsT gene encoding 30S ribosomal protein S20, which translates to MANTPSAKKAARKIARRTATNKARRSRMRTYLRTVEEAIASGDQSAANEAFKAAQPEIMRAASKGVLHANTASRKVSRLNARIKALGA; encoded by the coding sequence ATGGCCAACACACCATCGGCCAAGAAGGCGGCCCGCAAGATTGCCCGCCGGACGGCCACCAACAAAGCCCGTCGCAGCCGCATGCGCACCTATCTGCGCACTGTTGAAGAAGCGATCGCTTCCGGCGACCAGAGCGCTGCCAACGAAGCTTTCAAGGCCGCGCAGCCGGAAATCATGCGCGCCGCGTCCAAGGGCGTGCTCCACGCAAATACGGCGTCCCGGAAGGTTTCCCGTCTCAATGCCCGCATCAAGGCACTCGGCGCGTAA
- a CDS encoding OsmC family protein: MNSEHKYTSAVAWTGNRGEGTKTYRGYDRSWEIRTPGKPPVSCSNDPLLGGDPALHNPEDLLLSALASCHMLWYLHLASNAGITVTAYEDAPEAIGESEPGGAGRFLRATLRPKITVPPGTDLAKADAIHGRIHDVCYIARSVNFPVRCEAVYLEG, from the coding sequence ATGAACTCGGAACACAAATACACGTCCGCCGTCGCCTGGACGGGAAACCGGGGCGAGGGCACAAAAACCTACCGGGGCTATGACAGGAGCTGGGAGATCAGGACGCCGGGCAAACCGCCGGTCTCCTGTTCGAACGATCCGCTGCTCGGCGGCGACCCGGCCCTGCATAATCCGGAAGACCTGCTGCTTTCGGCGCTCGCAAGCTGCCACATGCTTTGGTACCTGCACCTGGCCAGCAATGCCGGGATTACGGTAACCGCCTATGAGGATGCGCCCGAAGCCATCGGCGAGTCGGAACCAGGCGGCGCTGGCCGGTTCCTGCGGGCCACCCTGCGGCCGAAGATCACGGTGCCGCCCGGGACGGATCTGGCAAAGGCCGACGCCATCCACGGCAGGATCCACGACGTCTGCTACATCGCCCGGTCGGTGAATTTTCCGGTGCGCTGCGAGGCGGTCTATCTGGAAGGATGA